Proteins from one uncultured Anaeromusa sp. genomic window:
- a CDS encoding ABC transporter permease — MGWYAVYQREMLLLWKKIGRWGYVFSSVIFPFIYLFSFGLGIGSRMDVVGGYLPFLAKGIMGVTVMLNAFQQTASSVSIGRLYLRTFHSVVLSPVKAWQVIFGLVLCGVTRGVLLGGLVFLVAWLAFDAGGINALAASGLIGGSFCFASMGVVTGLLVKNPDDVSMINNFFITPMTFFGGSFFPLQNLPPWLGTIAAVSPMGTLNTLLRAGSWQGEAAGALAMLLVLTAVFFVWSTWLYRRYSE, encoded by the coding sequence ATGGGATGGTATGCGGTATATCAAAGGGAAATGCTGCTGCTTTGGAAAAAGATAGGACGTTGGGGTTATGTATTTTCGTCCGTTATTTTTCCGTTTATTTATCTATTTTCGTTTGGCTTGGGGATAGGGAGCCGCATGGATGTGGTCGGAGGATATCTGCCTTTTTTGGCCAAGGGCATTATGGGAGTAACGGTTATGCTCAACGCATTTCAGCAGACAGCCTCTTCCGTGAGTATTGGCCGCTTGTACTTGCGGACGTTTCATAGTGTGGTATTAAGTCCTGTCAAAGCTTGGCAAGTGATATTCGGACTGGTATTGTGCGGAGTGACCCGGGGAGTATTGCTTGGCGGTCTTGTTTTCTTGGTTGCATGGCTGGCTTTTGACGCAGGCGGGATTAATGCCTTAGCGGCAAGCGGTCTAATTGGCGGTTCTTTTTGTTTTGCTTCGATGGGGGTTGTAACAGGGCTTTTAGTGAAAAACCCTGATGATGTGTCTATGATCAATAATTTTTTTATTACGCCAATGACTTTTTTTGGAGGCTCCTTTTTTCCGTTGCAAAATTTACCGCCGTGGCTAGGAACGATAGCGGCAGTATCTCCCATGGGAACGCTTAATACCTTGCTCCGAGCCGGAAGCTGGCAAGGGGAAGCGGCAGGGGCTTTGGCAATGCTGCTGGTTTTAACGGCAGTGTTTTTTGTGTGGAGCACCTGGCTGTATCGGCGGTATAGCGAATGA
- a CDS encoding ATP-binding cassette domain-containing protein: MMKDVLALEAENITVNLGGRKVLSSCSLRAKRGEFIGIIGPNGAGKSTLLKSVLGFIPREQGAVAMFGQPVSSLSAKEKARLAAYMQQSVQLTFGFTGLDVVMAGRYPHLRWWQSESKEDRRIALACMEFTGTACFKDTPVHQLSGGERQRVLMAKVLAQEAPLVLLDEPTASLDLVYQEEIFRYCQTLGQQGKSVLMVVHDLRLAAKFCSRLVLLRQGEILADGLPEEVLTSGNLESAYGLHSAVYWNQVTGNLDIHTYVSESQQASQKKIHILGGGGAAGELMRKLHEYGYVVTAGVLRQGDTDAAVADAFGIPYISLPPFHKIFPENWEENKRKSSQADVVVLANICYGMQNIKNLEIALHAQNLIVIEDTPFFERDFTEGEAWQLYQKVVQHPRSLVVSTEQFLKMAEADELLSFSSNMVGAGA, from the coding sequence ATGATGAAAGATGTTTTGGCGCTAGAGGCGGAAAACATTACCGTGAATCTGGGGGGGCGCAAAGTTTTATCCTCTTGTTCGCTGCGCGCAAAGCGCGGTGAGTTTATTGGCATTATCGGCCCGAATGGCGCAGGGAAAAGTACGCTTTTAAAGAGTGTGTTGGGATTTATTCCTAGGGAGCAAGGAGCGGTTGCCATGTTTGGCCAGCCTGTAAGCAGCCTAAGCGCCAAGGAAAAAGCCCGCCTAGCGGCGTATATGCAGCAAAGTGTGCAGCTGACCTTTGGCTTTACCGGACTTGACGTGGTAATGGCAGGACGCTATCCGCACTTGCGGTGGTGGCAGTCGGAAAGCAAAGAGGATCGCCGTATCGCCCTAGCGTGCATGGAGTTTACCGGGACGGCTTGCTTTAAAGATACGCCGGTGCATCAATTGTCAGGCGGCGAGCGGCAGCGGGTGCTTATGGCCAAAGTGTTGGCTCAAGAAGCGCCGCTGGTTTTGTTGGATGAACCTACGGCCAGTCTCGATTTGGTGTATCAAGAAGAGATTTTTCGTTATTGCCAGACATTGGGACAGCAAGGGAAAAGCGTGCTGATGGTGGTACATGACTTGCGTTTGGCGGCGAAATTTTGTTCGCGATTAGTACTTTTAAGGCAAGGCGAGATTTTGGCGGATGGCTTACCGGAAGAGGTGTTGACCTCTGGAAATCTGGAAAGTGCGTACGGCCTGCATTCGGCGGTATACTGGAATCAAGTGACTGGAAACTTAGATATTCATACGTATGTGTCCGAGTCGCAACAGGCATCACAGAAAAAAATTCATATTCTCGGCGGCGGCGGCGCAGCGGGAGAACTTATGCGAAAACTGCATGAATACGGCTATGTGGTGACTGCTGGAGTATTGCGGCAAGGAGATACCGACGCAGCGGTGGCGGATGCTTTTGGCATTCCTTATATTTCACTGCCTCCTTTTCACAAGATTTTTCCGGAAAACTGGGAAGAAAACAAGCGGAAAAGCAGTCAAGCGGACGTGGTGGTTTTGGCTAATATATGCTACGGCATGCAAAACATCAAAAACTTAGAAATTGCTTTGCACGCTCAAAATTTAATTGTTATTGAGGATACGCCTTTTTTTGAGCGTGACTTCACCGAAGGGGAAGCGTGGCAATTGTACCAAAAAGTGGTGCAGCATCCGCGCTCTCTAGTGGTGTCAACAGAACAGTTTTTAAAAATGGCGGAAGCGGATGAGTTGCTTTCCTTCTCTAGTAATATGGTAGGAGCAGGCGCATGA
- a CDS encoding iron ABC transporter permease: MRRVKQKRTIVLAMLGGLLGAVSLFSLGTGTVEVPVSALLAMLAKQLGLSGTELGAYTQEQWAVIWHIRLPRILVGILVGAALGVSGGVMQGVFSNPLADPGIIGVSAGASFGAVVAVSLGLTAASMYYMPIFALVGALVSVAVTVSLASKDGKIPVMTLLLAGVAVSMFLGAMTSGILTFMNEYRLREFLFWMVGGLDFRRWEHVFLAAGPVLAGITVLTFLARHLNVLVLGEDEAKAVGMPVVLIRLILLFVASLTTAAAVCVSGSIGFVGLVVPHIMRLLLGPEHRTLLPACALAGALFLISCDTLGRLVAAPAEIRVGIVTALTGAPYFLFLLRKAQKGGGWS; the protein is encoded by the coding sequence ATGAGAAGGGTGAAACAAAAACGAACGATAGTCTTGGCGATGCTGGGAGGACTGCTGGGGGCGGTCAGCCTTTTTTCCTTAGGCACAGGAACGGTGGAGGTTCCTGTGTCGGCCTTACTGGCTATGCTGGCAAAACAACTGGGCTTGTCAGGAACCGAGTTAGGCGCTTATACGCAAGAACAATGGGCGGTAATCTGGCATATTCGTCTGCCGCGCATTTTAGTAGGTATTTTAGTCGGCGCGGCTCTGGGCGTATCAGGAGGCGTGATGCAAGGCGTATTTAGCAATCCTTTAGCCGATCCCGGTATTATTGGGGTGTCTGCAGGCGCTTCTTTTGGCGCCGTAGTGGCTGTTTCTTTGGGGCTTACTGCGGCAAGCATGTATTATATGCCTATATTTGCTCTTGTCGGCGCGCTGGTCTCGGTGGCAGTTACGGTAAGCCTTGCCAGTAAAGACGGTAAGATTCCCGTAATGACGCTTCTTTTGGCGGGCGTGGCGGTGAGTATGTTCTTGGGGGCCATGACCTCGGGCATCCTCACCTTTATGAACGAATACCGGCTGAGGGAGTTCCTTTTTTGGATGGTAGGCGGCTTGGATTTTCGCCGCTGGGAGCATGTCTTTTTGGCGGCAGGGCCTGTCTTGGCCGGCATTACTGTATTGACTTTTTTAGCGCGCCATTTGAATGTGCTGGTCCTTGGCGAAGACGAGGCGAAGGCCGTAGGCATGCCGGTGGTCTTAATCCGGTTGATTCTGCTGTTTGTTGCTTCCTTGACAACCGCAGCAGCAGTATGCGTAAGCGGGTCTATCGGTTTTGTGGGCCTGGTGGTACCGCACATTATGCGCCTGCTCTTAGGGCCGGAACATCGCACCTTGCTGCCTGCGTGCGCTTTGGCGGGGGCCTTATTCCTCATTTCCTGTGATACGTTGGGACGCCTTGTGGCGGCGCCAGCGGAAATACGGGTCGGTATTGTTACCGCGCTGACAGGGGCGCCGTACTTTCTGTTTTTACTGCGTAAAGCGCAGAAAGGAGGCGGCTGGTCATGA
- a CDS encoding ABC transporter ATP-binding protein, with protein MSSYECAVELLDVSKEYDKKKVVNALSLCIPAGRVFGLLGPNGAGKTTVMKMIAGLTKPTEGVVRIFGHDRLQDAAAIKHLVGLVPQDNNLEKEFTVEEALLAYGRLFGLDGVKAHVAKTLHEFGLEEKRHFLVGVLSGGWARRVLLARALLTKPKLLLLDEPTVGLDPDVRQDLWDLLENLASQGTSMILTTHYMEEAERLCDEVAMMRNGRIVLQESTQKIREWGASQETSAEKTLESLFIKLAREGDA; from the coding sequence ATGAGCAGCTATGAATGTGCAGTGGAATTGCTAGACGTATCTAAGGAATATGATAAAAAGAAGGTAGTAAATGCGCTTTCCCTGTGCATTCCGGCGGGAAGAGTATTTGGGCTTCTGGGACCTAATGGAGCGGGAAAGACGACCGTTATGAAGATGATCGCAGGCCTAACGAAACCAACGGAAGGAGTTGTGCGAATTTTTGGACATGATCGTCTGCAAGATGCAGCGGCCATAAAACACTTAGTGGGACTTGTGCCGCAAGATAATAATCTGGAAAAAGAATTTACCGTGGAAGAAGCGCTGCTGGCCTATGGGCGGCTCTTCGGTCTTGATGGTGTTAAGGCCCACGTGGCGAAGACACTCCATGAATTTGGGTTAGAAGAAAAGCGTCATTTCCTAGTGGGGGTGTTGTCTGGAGGCTGGGCAAGACGAGTTCTGCTTGCAAGGGCCTTGTTGACGAAGCCAAAGCTGCTCTTGCTGGACGAGCCGACAGTTGGCCTGGACCCGGATGTACGGCAAGATTTGTGGGATCTTTTGGAAAATCTGGCCAGTCAGGGAACCAGTATGATTTTGACGACTCACTATATGGAAGAGGCGGAACGGCTTTGTGATGAGGTAGCTATGATGCGTAATGGGCGCATTGTGTTGCAGGAATCTACGCAGAAAATTCGCGAATGGGGCGCCTCTCAAGAAACCTCTGCGGAAAAAACGCTGGAATCTCTATTTATTAAGCTGGCGCGGGAAGGCGATGCCTAA